The DNA region GTTTGAGACCATTCCGAGTACCTATGATCGCCCAGGCATCCTGACGAAGATCAACAGGATCGGCACATTGCTCGCCGTACCGGACAAGGCCAAGGCACTGGAGGCCAAGGTCGGTGCCGATCTGGATGCCGCGGTCGCCGATGCAGGCAAGCGGCCGGAAGCAGAGCGCAAGCGCGTGCTTTTCATCCTCAGCACGCAGGGCGGCAAGATCATGGCCTCCGGCACGGACACGGCAGCCGATGGCATCGTCAAGCTCGCAGGCGCCATCAATGCCGTCGGCAGCTTCTCCGGCTACAAGCCGGTGACCGATGAGGCAATCATCGAGGCAAAGCCCGATGTGATCCTGATGATGAACCGTCAGGGCAGCCACGCGGCCGCCAACGACGACCTCTTCAAGCAACCTGCGCTCGCGTTGACCCCCGCGGCTCAAAAGAAGGCCGTCATCCGCATGGACGGGCTGCACCTGCTCGGCTTCGGCCCGCGCACTGCAGGCGCCGTCCGCGAATTGAACGCAGCCATCTACGGGGGCTGAGATGGCTCTGCTGGACGCCATGACGGGACAGAAACGATCAATTTTCTCGATAACCGCGTTTCGTGAACGCCACGAAACGGGCGATCGGGCGCGGCTGGCGCTTCTTGTGACCGGCCTGCTCGTCGTTGGTTCGTTCTTCTCGCTGCTGTTTTCCGTGACGACCGGCGCTTCGGATGCCTCGATTGTCGATGTGATCGCAAAGATCTTGGGTTCGGAAGCGGCGCTCAACATGCGCGATCGGATCATCATCTTCGATATCCGCATGCCGCGGGCGATCCTCGGTTTTCTCGTCGGCGGTTCGCTCGCCGTCTCGGGCGCTGTGATGCAGGGTCTGTTCCGCAATCCGCTTGCCGATCCCGGCCTCGTCGGCGTGTCGTCCGGAGCGAGCTTTGGCGCCGTCGTGATGATCGTGCTCGGCGGAACGATCGCCATGCCGTTCCTTGCGCTGCTCGGCATCTATGCTCTACCGATTGCAGCTTTCGGCGGCGGCCTTATTACAACGGTGCTGCTTTACCGAATCGCAACGAGCAACGGCCAGACCTCGGTCGCCACAATGCTGCTTGCAGGCATCGCGCTCGCAGCCTTGACCGGCGCGATGACGGGCCTGCTGACTTACGTCGCTAACGATCAACAACTGCGCGATCTCACCTTCTGGTCCATGGGGTCGCTTGCAGGCGCAACCTGGATGAAGATCGCCGCAGCCGCGCCGATCATTCTGGTATCTTTTGCCGTCCTGCCCTTCTTGGCGCGCGGGCTGAATGCCATAACCCTCGGCGAGGCCGCCGCGTTTCATATGGGCGTCCCGGTTCAGCGGCTGAAGAATATTGCGGTCGTAGCCGTAGCTGCCGCGACCGGCGCTTCGGTCGCGGTCAGCGGCGGTATCGGCTTCGTCGGCATTGTCGTGCCGCATCTCCTGCGCATGATCATCGGCCCCGACCACCGCTACCTGCTGCCCGCCTCCGCCCTCCTCGGCGGCTCTCTCTTGATCTTCGCCGACGTTCTGGCGCGCACCATCGTCGCGCCCGCCGAATTGCCGATCGGAATCATCACCGCGGCCGTCGGCGGGCCGTTCTTCCTCTGGATATTGTTGCGGCAGCGCTCACGGCTGGCACTTTAAAAGCGAATTTCGATGATCGAACTCTCCGGCATCTCGGTCCGCCTGTCAGGCAAGACAATCGTCCACGACGTCAGCTTTACGGCGAAGGCCGGCCAGCTGACCGCGATCGCCGGACCGAACGGCTCCGGCAAGACGACGACGATGAAGGCGGCCTCCGGCGAGCTTTCCTTTGACGGCTCCGTGCGCATCAACGGCGAAGAGGTCAAGACAATGCAGCCCTGGCAGCTGGCCGCCGTTCGCGGCGTGCTGCCACAGGCGAGCGCCATCTCCTTTCCCTTCACCGTGCGCGAGATCGTGCGCATGGGACTGACGACAGGGCTGAACCTGCACCCCGAGGAGGCGGAACAGATCGCGGCACGCGCGCTCGCCGCCGTAGACCTCGGCGGCTTCGAAGGCCGTTTCTACCAGGAGCTTTCCGGCGGCGAGCAGCAGCGCGTCCAGCTCGCCCGCGTGCTGTGCCAAATCTCCGAGCCAGTCGTGGATGGGAAGCCCTGCTGGTTGCTGCTCGACGAGCCTGTTTCCAGCCTCGATATCAGCCATCAGCTGACGATCATGAGCCTTGCGCGGAAATTTTGCGACGCGGGCGGCGGCGTGATCGCGGTGATGCACGACCTCAACCTGACCGCCCTCTTCGCGGACCAGATCGTGCTGATGGAAGGCGGACGCCTTGCCGCGGCCGGCAGCGTTCGCGAAGTACTCACAGACGAGCGCATGCAATCGGTTTTCGGATGCCAGCTGCGCATCAATCAGATCCCGGCGGACGGAACGCCCTTTGTCCTGGCTCACAGTGCGCTTGCCGGCCGCTGAACCGACCGGAACTTTTGATTGGGCAACGCGTTGTCGTGTCGATGATTTGGATCAATGCCGGGCGATACTGTTTATTGCAATGATCGGTGCTGACCTCGTTTGAAACCGGCCCGCGGCTTTGCGCGCGCCCATGCCAAGGAGAGCATCATGGCTTCTATACTCCCGTCCATTCGCGGCCGGCGCCATGGCAACGGTACGCTTCACGACATCGAATCCACGATTGAGGATCAGATCGAAAGCTTGCGCGACGAAATCGCGACTCTGACGAAGCTGGTTGCGAAGAATTCGCGGCGACGCGGCGAAAAGCTCCGTTATCAGGCGGCCGCCGGCTATGACGAACTCCTAGGCCGCAGCGAGGACCTGCTGCACGACCTGCAAGAGAGTTATCTGCGCGGCGCAAGTGAAGTTCGCCATACCGTGCGCAGGCATCCGATCGCAACGATTGGTGCTGCTGCCGCCTTCGGCCTCGTGCTCGCACTCCTCGCACGCCGCTGAGGAGGCTCGATGCTCTTCCCGATCCTTAGCCTGCTGATAGGAAACAGCGT from Rhizobium sullae includes:
- a CDS encoding heme/hemin ABC transporter substrate-binding protein; translation: MKIPSNLRSFRLWKLALTAAVMVLPLLPAATADNSFIRAAHAEEPKKIDTSRLVAIGGDVTEIVYALGEESRLIARDSTSIYPIAAMKLPDVGYMRALSPEGILAVNPTAIIAVEGSGPPEALTVLKNASVPFETIPSTYDRPGILTKINRIGTLLAVPDKAKALEAKVGADLDAAVADAGKRPEAERKRVLFILSTQGGKIMASGTDTAADGIVKLAGAINAVGSFSGYKPVTDEAIIEAKPDVILMMNRQGSHAAANDDLFKQPALALTPAAQKKAVIRMDGLHLLGFGPRTAGAVRELNAAIYGG
- a CDS encoding FecCD family ABC transporter permease, whose translation is MALLDAMTGQKRSIFSITAFRERHETGDRARLALLVTGLLVVGSFFSLLFSVTTGASDASIVDVIAKILGSEAALNMRDRIIIFDIRMPRAILGFLVGGSLAVSGAVMQGLFRNPLADPGLVGVSSGASFGAVVMIVLGGTIAMPFLALLGIYALPIAAFGGGLITTVLLYRIATSNGQTSVATMLLAGIALAALTGAMTGLLTYVANDQQLRDLTFWSMGSLAGATWMKIAAAAPIILVSFAVLPFLARGLNAITLGEAAAFHMGVPVQRLKNIAVVAVAAATGASVAVSGGIGFVGIVVPHLLRMIIGPDHRYLLPASALLGGSLLIFADVLARTIVAPAELPIGIITAAVGGPFFLWILLRQRSRLAL
- a CDS encoding heme ABC transporter ATP-binding protein, with protein sequence MIELSGISVRLSGKTIVHDVSFTAKAGQLTAIAGPNGSGKTTTMKAASGELSFDGSVRINGEEVKTMQPWQLAAVRGVLPQASAISFPFTVREIVRMGLTTGLNLHPEEAEQIAARALAAVDLGGFEGRFYQELSGGEQQRVQLARVLCQISEPVVDGKPCWLLLDEPVSSLDISHQLTIMSLARKFCDAGGGVIAVMHDLNLTALFADQIVLMEGGRLAAAGSVREVLTDERMQSVFGCQLRINQIPADGTPFVLAHSALAGR
- a CDS encoding DUF883 family protein, encoding MASILPSIRGRRHGNGTLHDIESTIEDQIESLRDEIATLTKLVAKNSRRRGEKLRYQAAAGYDELLGRSEDLLHDLQESYLRGASEVRHTVRRHPIATIGAAAAFGLVLALLARR